In the genome of Succinivibrio dextrinosolvens, the window TATTTTATATATGCATCGTTTTTATTCTATACATAAGATCTTGTGTTCAGCCACAAACAAATATCCATATAAGAAGATCTGCATTTCATAAAGTTGGCAAGTTATTCTGTTATGCATACGCTAAGAGATTAGATAAATTCTTATGTAATAAAGTATAGGTTTCGCTGTATGCCTTACGTCATTTTTGAATGTATATTTTTAGTTTGATCAAAGATTGTGTATGGATAGATAAAGGTAACCAAAGAAATTCTCTACACTGTCGAGAATTTTTGGAATACAACAAAGTGTTTATATTCCTCATGCAAAGCTTAGTTTTCCACAACGAGTTTTCCACAAAAAAGTAACTCTATATAAATAAAAGATCTCTATAAGATCTCTATAGGCTTTTTTATTTTTTAATTTTGAAAAAATAGAAGGAAAATAAGACAAGAATCAATTCACCATTTTTTATTCACCTTTTATGGTGAATAGAAGGTGATCCTTGGTAAAAAATCCCAAAAAATCCCATTTAGTATTTTTTATAAAAATAAATTAAATTACAATAAGTTAAATAAGGATTTAATGGTATTTTGTTAACTTTGAAAACGTTGAAAAAAGGGATTTTGTGGTGCCGAAGATGGGACTCGAACCCATACGCTTTTAAGGGCGGCGGATTTTGAATCCGCTGCGTCTACCAATTCCGCCACTTCGGCCTGAAGAGTTGAAAATTTGATAAGTAATGTTAAGCAACTCGCTCATATTACATTAAAAAATCAGCTATTTCAATAAAAATCTAAGCAAATACATTCTACTGTCAATCACGATCGGATAAATCCGAGGGATTGCAAGTCAGCATAACATAGATGAAAAAAGTTCTGTTAAGAAATACATTAAGATTTTCTTTTTAAGAGGTATATGGCCAGAGCTAAAAACACCGCTGTTGCAAAAGTCGCTCCCAGAATAGGAGGGACTCCATATACAATGGAGAATGGGGCGACAATCTGATTTAGAACATAATAGCCAAAACCTAAAGCAATACCAGACAGAATTCTAGTACCCATATTCATTGATCTTAATGGACCAAATATAGTTGATAAAGCCAAAAGAAGCATTACAAGCATAATAACAGGAGATAAAAGCTTGTTATAGAAAGACAGACGATATCTGGCTGAATCAACTCCGTTCTGCTCGATATAGTTAATATAATCGTGAAGCTGAAGAACAGAAAGCTTATCCGAAATCTCGCTTAAAATTTCAATTCGTTCTAGATTAACACTAAAAGGCCAAATTTGGGTCTTAAATGTCCTATAAGTAACTCCATCATCAGAAATTACCTGTTCAACCACATCATTCATTACCCAGTGGTTATCAACATAGTTACCAGTTGCAGCTTTTGTAAATGACTTAAGCTTTGTCCCCTCGTATTCATATTTAGACACACCTGCAATAGTCTTTCTGTTAATCATTGCACAGATTCCGATAAAGCTGTCGCCTTCCTTGATCCATGCTCCACTTGTCGTAACAGAAACACCGGTTGAAGCGGAAGCATGTCTGTAGTACTCATCTTCTGCATGTTTATCCAGTTTAGGAATAGCAGTTTCAGACAGAGCTATAACCACCATAATCACAGGAATTAAACTTTTGATACAGGAAATTCCAATATTAAGTTTGGAAAGACCAATAGACTGTAGAATGATAATCTCAGAATTT includes:
- the lptG gene encoding LPS export ABC transporter permease LptG, which produces MYGILDRYVGKNIVFSVVLVSVCLTLFAGLINLIDALRYIGRGDIDFGFVLVYTCYRIPIVFVQFFPVSILIGGVIGLGMMARNSEIIILQSIGLSKLNIGISCIKSLIPVIMVVIALSETAIPKLDKHAEDEYYRHASASTGVSVTTSGAWIKEGDSFIGICAMINRKTIAGVSKYEYEGTKLKSFTKAATGNYVDNHWVMNDVVEQVISDDGVTYRTFKTQIWPFSVNLERIEILSEISDKLSVLQLHDYINYIEQNGVDSARYRLSFYNKLLSPVIMLVMLLLALSTIFGPLRSMNMGTRILSGIALGFGYYVLNQIVAPFSIVYGVPPILGATFATAVFLALAIYLLKRKS